Below is a genomic region from Prevotella melaninogenica.
TATCAAGCGTAAATCGCAGGAAAGGATACCCCTTTTCCTAACGAAACATAGGTATAGCCTCATCTTACAAAGCGGTATAAGACGAACTTTTATGACGTCTTTATACCGCTTTTTTCGTTTGCTTTTTTCTTAAAAGTGGCTCTTCAGGAATTTGGAATGATAAGTTTTGCCACTTAAGGTTAGGTTTCTGAGGAAATGTCACACGGAGGCACGGAGAGGACAGAGGATTATTAAACCCAAGCAATAAAAGTCACGGAGGCACCGTCGGTGCATGGAGCGACAGAGCTTGTTTGCCAATTCTATTAGCAATTTATATACAAAGCGTTTACCCCAAAATAGTTATCAAGAATCTGTACGCTACACCTCCGTTGCTCTTTGTGCCGTCGGCACCTCCGTGACATTGCGTTTACCTCCGTCCCCTCCGTGACTCCGTGTGCCTATTATATAAGACTTTTAGTTTATCATTCCATATCTCGGAAGAACTAAAAAAGTATCGTTAACTGCGAAAAATATTGACACAAAAACATTAGAAAACTCTCTAAAAAAGCCCCAAAAAGCCTCTTTCCGACACCTTTGTAACCCTCAGAGAATCAAACACTTGCAAAACGCGAAAGCAAAAGGTGCTTAATTGGACTCCAAAAGGGCGTTAGTTAGACCTCAAAAGGGCATCTTTTGCAAGCCAATTAGGCGTCTTTAAGAAGCTAAAAGAGCATCTTTTAAAAAGCATGTTGTGAATTTATTTTACATTAATCACAAAAACTACAATTCCTATAACTCCGCTCTAATAAAACTTTGCAATATATTTATTCAAATAGTTGCGCCGTATTGAATATTATTATATATTTGCGATATCTTAATCAATGAGACCTATAAAGGAAAGAGACTAATGCACAAAGGATTATCTCTAAACAAGTTAATCAAAAAATAATGATTATGAAACTATACGCTTTCTGTATCACATTCATGTTGTCTCTGCTTAGTTGCTTTGGACAAGAGACACATATCATCGAACCGAGCATACTCGAAATCAGTTATCATACAAAGTATCTTGATAGTTATGATGACTATGCACTTAGGATAGGAAAAAATGTAAGTGAATACTTTAGCTATCATACTTTGCGCTTCGATTCCTTAGGGAGCAACCCTGAGACAGCTTTGGCGATAATTAATGAAAAGATAAAAGCAATTCAAAATAATAATAAGACTACCCATAAGGTAGTAAGTCCTGGTCATGGTGACTATCTTTATAGAAATCTTGAAGAAGGCAAAATGACAACTTATACACAGGTATGGGACTCTCATTATAAGATAACAGAGGACATACCCACACCGGAATGGGTTATTCACGAAGATAGTACACGAAGTGTCATAGGCTTTAATTGCACGATGGCGACCACACATTTCCGTGGACGAGACTGGAAGGTGTGGTTCAGTGAGGAGATTCCTTTACCGCTCGGTCCGTGGAAATTAGGTGGACTACCCGGTTTAATCTTAGCTGCACATTGCGATGGCTATTTAGACATAATTGCAAGTAACATTAAAAGAGAACAGTTGTCACCTGTCAAGTTTTATAATTTCTGGGAGAAAAAGTATAAGGATATAGACCGACTCTCTTATTTAAAAAAGGCTTCAGACCCTACGATCTATCCAAAGAATACAACCATGATTCCCAAAATGGAGTTAGAATAAGATATTACTGATGAAGAAATATATTATCTTATGTTTGCTTATCCTACTTGTACAATCAATAAGTGCACAGAGGATTGTGGAAGGTGTCGTTACTGACGTAGGAGGACACCCTGTGTCTGCAGCTATTATCAAGACTGTAGATGCAACCACAAAAAAGACATTACATTTCTGTCAGACAGATACTAAAGGGAAATTTACTATCACAGCGCAAGAAGGTAATATTCTATCTATTTCAGCAATAAGCTATAAAAAGCAGGAACTAAAGGTTACAATGGATATGCCTGCACAGCATATCACTTTAGAGGAAGATACGAAAACGTTATCGGAGATAACGGTGAAGGCAAAACCAATTAAGATAAAAGGCGATACCATTCAATATCTGCTCACTACCTATAAAAAAGAAGGAGACCGAACATTAGCTGATGTTCTTGCACGTGTCCCTGGCTTTGATGTGAATAAAGAGAATGGCGAGATACAATACGAGGGAAAGTCTATCAGCAACTTCTATATAGAAGGTATGGATCTGATGGGAGGGAAATATGGCTTGGCAACAAAGTCATTGCCCCAAGAGGATGTAGCAACTGTAGAAGTAATGAAGCATCATCAACCTATCCGTGTGTTAGATGATTTTACTTATTCTGACGATAATGCTATCAATATTAAGATGAAACAAGGAGCCAAGGCACGCTGGATGACGACCTATAGTGGTGGCATAGGACTAAAGAGTCATGGAGGATTGTGGAATTATGAAACCTTTGCCATGCGCCTGAAGCCTTCTTTTCAGACAATTCTCACCTATAAGACAAATAATATAGGTAAGAATATAAGGAGAGAGACGGACAAACTTTTAAGTTTTGATGAGCTACAAAGTCCTTTGTCAGCTATGCTCGCCCTTCCTTCTCCATCGCCTCTATTGCTCAAAGGACGTTCATTATTTAACCGCTCACATGCTGTTAGTTTGAATGCGCTACAGCGTATAGACGAAAATTCTCAAGTAAGCGTGCAGATTACATTTGCCAATGACCGCAATGAGGCTACCTCTTTGCGCCATTCAGACTTTTATACGAATAGCGGTATAAAGACAATAGAAAACAGAAAACAGTATTTGGAGAAAAGTAATGACCTCTTTGCAAAGATAAAATACGAGAATAACGCTAAAAATCATTATCTTAAAAATGAACTTTCTGGTGACTTCTCTTGGAACAAACAATGGCTGAATGAACAGGGGACTCATCCTCATAAGATGATGGGTAATCTTCCGATTTATACATTAAAAGATAATTTCAGTATAATGAAGAAATATGGCAAACGCCTTGTTACCCTACAATCAAAGAATATAATGGATATACGTCCGCAACAACTATATGTCGATTCGCTGGTACAGTCTATTAATCAACATTACTATGAAACGAATACAGACGTAAGAGGAAGTTTTAGAATAGGGAGATTTATTCTATCAGGACAAATAGGAGTAAATGCAGGAGAACACCGCTTTACTTCTGATTTAGTGGGAGTTCCAGATAGTATCGGACTACTGATGGGCAAAAGCAGCTTTACATTTGCAAGGTTATATGCCAATCCGAGCATTGAATATATGGTGAAGGACTTTGACTTCACATTATCTGGCGATATGTCGTACAACCATTATAAGTATAGTTTAGATAATGGTCAGTCTAAATTCTTACTATCTCCTAACCTCCGTATAAGATGGAAAGCCACAGCATCATGGACTTTCTCGGCTGATGCATCCATTAATACAATGCAGATAAATGCTGCCCAATTTTATCCAACTTTGGTACTGCAAGATTATCAATATATGAATAAAGGTCTGGCAGGCTATAACCTAAACAAAGAGAAAAGCGTAGGAATAGGAGTTGTTTATAGCGATGCTCTGAAAGGGACTTCTATACGATTACGCATAACAAGATCGTTTGGTACCTCTTCTTATACATCAACCCAAGATTTTGTGGGCAACTATATCGTAGAATCATTGACGTCAGGAGACACGAAGTACAATAGCTGGAATATGTTCCTAATGGGTTCACAAGGCATAGGCTTCTTAAAAGGAAAGCTAAATGTAAAGGCTTTATATAATGCCATGAATAGTTATATGGTTCAGAATAGCCAACGAATGCCTTACGACACAAAGAACTTAAATATAACCTCTAACCTTGATATTGGTTTAATAAAGGGTATCGATTTAGCTTATAAACTTACTTATGGTTTTCACCAGATGAAGATGCCTGCTTTCGGGAAAACGTCTAATCTAAATAGTTGGAAGCATGAGGGAAGCCTTAGAATACCGCTTTGTAAGGTTTTGAGTTTGGAAACTTTGACGGAATACTATCATAACGAGGTAGCACAAAAGAAGTTTAAGGATATGTTCTTTCAAGACTTCACTTTGATATTCAAAGCTAAACACTTCGACTTGAGTCTTGCTTGGAACAATGTCTTTAATAATAAAAGCTATAGCTATGGACTTAACAATACGCTTTCAAGTAGCTTTAGTAATCAAGACATTAGAGGAAGAGAGCTGATGCTTAGTTTCTATTATAAACCTTGATAACTAAGTTGATTGATACTACATAAATAAAATTAAAACAAGTTGAGATATGATAGACATCATTATAACACTACTGATGAGCTTACCGCTGATTGTTCTCGGAAGCACTATCGGACCAGATTCTTCTATCAATTTTGGGTCAAGAATACCGAAAGCGAAACTTAAAAGTGAGGAAGGACTTAAAAGATTGAGGAGAATAAAGATAGCACTAATATTAGCAGGTAGCATCATCCTTGTCGGTGGTTTCGCTTGTCTTGCCTTTCATTGGGAAGATTATCAACTTGTCGTTATACTCATCCCCGAAATAGTAGCTATCGTTTACATGCTGTTACAGCTGTACAAGATAGAGAAGAAGGGGAAGGGCTTGCTCGTGCTCATGCTCTCTATCATTGTGATATTAGGTATGATTCCCCTCATTGCAGCCCTCCCAATCACAGGCACCGACAATAATACGACGATTAGAAATGACACGTTGTTTATTGAAGGGTTATACGCTAAGGAAATACCGATAGCAAGTATTACACAAGTAGACGGCAACGCAACGGTGCCAGACATAAAGATGAGAACAAACGGAATGTCACTTGGCGAGAATAATGTGGGGCATTTCCAGACAAAAGAAGGGGAGAATGTGCTATTATACTTACATTCAGACGATACGAATGTGACACATATCAAGACAAAAAACAACGAAGACATCTACATTAACTTCAAAGATTCAGCCCTGTCGGTTGACTTCCCTAATCAGCTGAAAGCCGCATTTCTTCGACCTGTCAAAGGCAAGTAACGCCGTTATCTAAAATTCTCTGATGAGAAAGTATTCAGCGATTTAGAGCCTCTAACAGTAGGGGTTCTATCAGCTTTCACAGCCATAATGGTTTGTGAAAGTTGTCCTTGTACAATCATAATAAAGTGTAAATGCGTTAAACCTCTTATTTCCTGCATCTATTACAGTGTTTTTTAGTATCTTTGCAGAATAAATCCTTGCCAATAGGTAATGGACAGAAGTATCAATTGACAATAATAAATCATACAGAGATAATCATGTTAATAGACTACAAGAAGGTAAACATATATCAAGATGAACGCCTAATTCTGAAAGATGTTGACTTTCAGGCAGAAACAGGAGAGTTTATCTATCTCATCGGCCGTGTTGGTTCGGGCAAGAGTTCGCTATTGAAAACCATCTATGGCGAATTGGATATTGACAGCGAAGATGCTGAAAAGGCTGTTGTTCTCGACGAGAGTATGCCTAATATTAAGCGTAGTCGTATCCCTGCACTCCGCAAACAGATGGGTATTATCTTCCAAGATTTCCAACTCTTGCATGACCGCTCTGTAGCAAAAAACCTCAAGTTTGTCTTGCAGGCAACGGGTTGGACCAGCAAACAGAAGATTGACCGACGTATTGAAGAAGTGTTGGCACAGGTGGGTATGACCGATAAGAAGAACAAGATGCCAAGTGAACTCTCTGGTGGTGAGCAGCAGCGTATTGCCATTGCACGTGCCTTGCTGAACACTCCTAAGATTATTATTGCCGATGAGCCTACGGGTAATCTTGACCCAGAGACGGCTGCGAACATCGTTAGCATCCTCAAAGACTCATGCCAAGCAGGTACAACGGTTATCATGTCTACCCATAACATCAACCTCATTGACCAGTTCCCTGGTAAGGTTTATCGCTGTCATGAGGGCGAACTTCACCAACTCACCGACAAGAAAGAAGTTTGCGAATTAGCAGAAGAGACGGCTCCAGTAGAAACGATTGACGAGCCAGAACAAAACGATTAAGCGCATAGAACTCAGCATAAATCCACATTTAGAAAGATTGAAGATGATGAAAGTAATGAAATTTGGAGGTACATCCGTTGGTTCACCAGAACGTATGAAGGGTGTAGCTTCCTTGATAACAAAGTCAGGAGAACCTACATTTATCGTGCTCTCCGCAATGAGTGGAACGACAAACACACTGATAGAAATATCTGATTACCTCTATCGCAAGA
It encodes:
- a CDS encoding GLPGLI family protein, whose amino-acid sequence is MIMKLYAFCITFMLSLLSCFGQETHIIEPSILEISYHTKYLDSYDDYALRIGKNVSEYFSYHTLRFDSLGSNPETALAIINEKIKAIQNNNKTTHKVVSPGHGDYLYRNLEEGKMTTYTQVWDSHYKITEDIPTPEWVIHEDSTRSVIGFNCTMATTHFRGRDWKVWFSEEIPLPLGPWKLGGLPGLILAAHCDGYLDIIASNIKREQLSPVKFYNFWEKKYKDIDRLSYLKKASDPTIYPKNTTMIPKMELE
- a CDS encoding carboxypeptidase-like regulatory domain-containing protein — its product is MKKYIILCLLILLVQSISAQRIVEGVVTDVGGHPVSAAIIKTVDATTKKTLHFCQTDTKGKFTITAQEGNILSISAISYKKQELKVTMDMPAQHITLEEDTKTLSEITVKAKPIKIKGDTIQYLLTTYKKEGDRTLADVLARVPGFDVNKENGEIQYEGKSISNFYIEGMDLMGGKYGLATKSLPQEDVATVEVMKHHQPIRVLDDFTYSDDNAINIKMKQGAKARWMTTYSGGIGLKSHGGLWNYETFAMRLKPSFQTILTYKTNNIGKNIRRETDKLLSFDELQSPLSAMLALPSPSPLLLKGRSLFNRSHAVSLNALQRIDENSQVSVQITFANDRNEATSLRHSDFYTNSGIKTIENRKQYLEKSNDLFAKIKYENNAKNHYLKNELSGDFSWNKQWLNEQGTHPHKMMGNLPIYTLKDNFSIMKKYGKRLVTLQSKNIMDIRPQQLYVDSLVQSINQHYYETNTDVRGSFRIGRFILSGQIGVNAGEHRFTSDLVGVPDSIGLLMGKSSFTFARLYANPSIEYMVKDFDFTLSGDMSYNHYKYSLDNGQSKFLLSPNLRIRWKATASWTFSADASINTMQINAAQFYPTLVLQDYQYMNKGLAGYNLNKEKSVGIGVVYSDALKGTSIRLRITRSFGTSSYTSTQDFVGNYIVESLTSGDTKYNSWNMFLMGSQGIGFLKGKLNVKALYNAMNSYMVQNSQRMPYDTKNLNITSNLDIGLIKGIDLAYKLTYGFHQMKMPAFGKTSNLNSWKHEGSLRIPLCKVLSLETLTEYYHNEVAQKKFKDMFFQDFTLIFKAKHFDLSLAWNNVFNNKSYSYGLNNTLSSSFSNQDIRGRELMLSFYYKP
- a CDS encoding cell division ATP-binding protein FtsE yields the protein MLIDYKKVNIYQDERLILKDVDFQAETGEFIYLIGRVGSGKSSLLKTIYGELDIDSEDAEKAVVLDESMPNIKRSRIPALRKQMGIIFQDFQLLHDRSVAKNLKFVLQATGWTSKQKIDRRIEEVLAQVGMTDKKNKMPSELSGGEQQRIAIARALLNTPKIIIADEPTGNLDPETAANIVSILKDSCQAGTTVIMSTHNINLIDQFPGKVYRCHEGELHQLTDKKEVCELAEETAPVETIDEPEQND